In Macaca fascicularis isolate 582-1 chromosome 15, T2T-MFA8v1.1, one genomic interval encodes:
- the SOHLH1 gene encoding spermatogenesis- and oogenesis-specific basic helix-loop-helix-containing protein 1, with amino-acid sequence MASRCSEPDPEVSGVPTARGCNGSSLSGALSCCEDSAQGSGQPKALTVAEGPSSCLRRNVISERERRKRISLSCERLRALLPQFDGRREDMASVLEMSVQFLRLASALGPSQEQHAMLASSKEMWHSLQEDVLQLTLSSQIPAGVPDSGTGASGGTRTPDVKAFLESPWSRDPASAGPEPLPHVLESSRHWDPPSCTSLGTDKCEVLSGLCQVRGGPPPFSEPSSLVPWPPGPSLPKAVRPPLSWPPFSQQQTLPMMSGEAPGWLGQAGPLAMGAVPLGEPAEEAPMPVQEARSVLGSDMEDGTSFLLTAGPSWWPGSLEGRGGSGPAWAPAESSPLDQGEPGFLGDPEPGSQELQDSPLEPWSLDVDCAGLALKDEVESIFPDFFAC; translated from the exons ATGGCGTCCCGGTGCTCCGAGCCCGACCCGGAGGTCTCCGGAGTCCCCACTGCCAGGGGATGCAA CGGCTCCTCCCTGTCTGGTGCCCTCTCCTGCTGCGAGGACTCGGCCCAGGGCTCGGGCCAGCCCAAGGCCCTTACGGTGGCCGAGGGTCCCAGCTCCTGCCTTCGGCGGAACGTGATCAGCGAGAGGGAGCGCAG GAAACGGATCTCGTTGAGCTGTGAGCGTCTGCGGGCCCTGCTGCCCCAGTTTGATGGCCGGCGAGAGGACATGGCCTCAGTCCTGGAGATGTCTGTGCAGTTTCTGCGGCTTGCCAGCGCCCTGGGGCCCAGCCAGGAGCAGCATGCT atgCTTGCTTCTTCCAAGGAAATGTGGCACTCGTTGCAGGAGGACGTCTTACAGTTGACGCTGTCGAGTCAGATTCCAGCAGGCGTGCCAGACTCTGGGACGGGAGCGTCTGGCGGGACTCG AACTCCAGATGTGAAGGCGTTTCTGGAAAGTCCTTGGTCCCGGGATCCGGCATCGGCCGGCCCAGAGCCCCTGCCCCACGTCCTTGAGTCCTCCAGGCATTGGGACCCTCCGAGCTGCACGTCCCTGGGCACAGACAAGTGTGAGGTGCTGTCGGGGCTGTGTCAGGTGCGGGGTGGGCCGCCCCCTTTCTCAG AACCTTCCAGCCTGGTGCCGTGGCCCCCAGGCCCGAGTCTTCCTAAGGCTGTGAGGCCACCCCTGTCCTGGCCTCCGTTCTCGCAGCAGCAGACTTTGCCTATGATGAGTGGAGAGGCCCCTGGctggctgggccaggctgggcccCTGGCCATGGGGGCTGTACCTCTGGGGGAGCCAGCTGAGGAGGCCCCCATGCCTGTGCAAGAGGCCAG GTCTGTGTTGGGGTCTGATATGGAGGATGGGACGTCCTTCCTGCTGACTGCCGGTCCCAGCTGGTGGCCGG GGTCTCTGGAGGGCCGAGGAGGCAGTGGCCCTGCATGGGCTCCAGCTGAGAGCAGTCCACTGGATCAGGGAGAGCCAGGCTTCCTAGGGGACCCTGAGCCTGGCTCCCAGGAGCTCCAGGACAGCCCTCTGGAGCCGTGGAGCCTGGATGTGGACTGTGCAGGCCTGGCCCTGAAAGACGAGGTGGAAAGCATCTTCCCTGACTTCTTCGCCTGCTAG
- the LCN9 gene encoding epididymal-specific lipocalin-9 isoform X1, whose product MALLLLSLGLSIIAAQEFNPRAVVQRNYNMARISGVWYSIFMASDDLNRIKENGDLRVFVRNIEHLKNGSLKFDFEFMVQGECVAVVVVCEKTEKNGEYSINYEGENTVAVSETDYRLFITFHLQNFRNGTETHALALYARVPQLEPAFLSRFEETCKKYGLGPQNIVDLTNEDHCYSKR is encoded by the exons ATGGCTCTGCTTCTGCTGAGCCTGGGGCTGAGCATCATCGCGGCCCAGGAGTTCAATCCCCGCGCCGTTGTGCAGAGGAACTACAACATGGCCAGG ATTTCGGGGGTCTGGTATTCTATTTTCATGGCCTCAGATGACCTGAATCGGATTAAAGAAAACGGGGACTTGCGGGTCTTCGTCCGGAATATAGAACATTTGAAGAACGGCAGCCTAAAATTTGATTTTGAATTCAT GGTGCAGGGGGAGTGTGTGGCCGTGGTCGTGGTCTGCGAGAAGACAGAGAAGAATGGGGAATACTCCATCAACT ATGAGGGCGAGAACACGGTGGCCGTCTCGGAGACTGACTACAGGCTGTTCATCACCTTCCACCTCCAGAACTTCAGGAATGGGACCGAGACCCATGCGCTGGCGCTCTACG CACGGGTCCCACAGCTGGAACCCGCCTTTCTGAGCAGATTTGAAGAAACCTGCAAAAAGTACGGACTCGGCCCACAAAACATCGTCGACTTGACCAACGAAG ATCACTGCTACTCCAAGCGTTAG
- the LCN9 gene encoding epididymal-specific lipocalin-9 isoform X2 codes for MALLLLSLGLSIIAAQEFNPRAVVQRNYNMARISGVWYSIFMASDDLNRIKENGDLRVFVRNIEHLKNGSLKFDFEFMVQGECVAVVVVCEKTEKNGEYSINYEGENTVAVSETDYRLFITFHLQNFRNGTETHALALYDLKKPAKSTDSAHKTSST; via the exons ATGGCTCTGCTTCTGCTGAGCCTGGGGCTGAGCATCATCGCGGCCCAGGAGTTCAATCCCCGCGCCGTTGTGCAGAGGAACTACAACATGGCCAGG ATTTCGGGGGTCTGGTATTCTATTTTCATGGCCTCAGATGACCTGAATCGGATTAAAGAAAACGGGGACTTGCGGGTCTTCGTCCGGAATATAGAACATTTGAAGAACGGCAGCCTAAAATTTGATTTTGAATTCAT GGTGCAGGGGGAGTGTGTGGCCGTGGTCGTGGTCTGCGAGAAGACAGAGAAGAATGGGGAATACTCCATCAACT ATGAGGGCGAGAACACGGTGGCCGTCTCGGAGACTGACTACAGGCTGTTCATCACCTTCCACCTCCAGAACTTCAGGAATGGGACCGAGACCCATGCGCTGGCGCTCTACG ATTTGAAGAAACCTGCAAAAAGTACGGACTCGGCCCACAAAACATCGTCGACTTGA